The DNA window AACGCAGTTTTGACGGGCACCGGCCAGACGCCCTGCTGGAGGCCGCGATCACAGCCTTGCCTAGGTCATCCGCGCGTCCCCGCTTCATCGACAGCCGCAATCAGGCGCTGTTTCCTCAGGTGATCGAGCGCCTGGGTACCAAAAAGAAGGCCGACCGTCTCATCCTCGGGTCTGGCTATTTCGAGAGCGACGGCGATGGTGCTGCTGGCCTGCCAGAGCGACTGCGCCGCGCATTGGTGCAGGAGAAATCCCTGACGAAAACAGCGGCTCTCGACCTGTTTCTTAACCCGTCCTCCTGTCAGGGGCTTGCTGCCCGGGCCGGTGCCTTGATTGACGCAGGCTGGAACTTGCGCCCTCCGCGCTCTGTCTTGCATGGAACTGATGGGTGCCTGCATGCAAAATTTGTGGTGCTGGCGTCGGGCGAGGCCGAGGCCTCGGGACGGGCTTATCTTGGATCCGGCAATCTGAGCATGAACGGGTTTGAGCGTGCCGCAAGCGCCGGGGGAAACCTTGAGGCAGGTGTGATCGTCGATCTGCCGGAAGGACTGAAATGGCCGCGACGCAGAGACACGCGGAACGGTATCGCCGCTGTTTTGCCGATCCAGTTCACTGATGTGGTGACGCCCGAGGCCCTGCAGCAAGGGGAAGGCTTTGTGCGCCCCGATGAGCCAGAAACCCAGCCGCCAGTTGCGTGGCTTATATGGCAAGACGGGGTGCTCTCGGCCCCCGAAGACAAATCGGTGATGGTGATTGGTGTCGATGCGGCTCAGGCCCAGACACCTTGTCCATGGCCTGCACCGGCTCCAGCGATTGTGACACTCGCGGAGGGCGGCTGGCGGCTGCCTGTCATTTCTTCCGAAGCACTTGTTGTCGCTCGCCCCTCCGATATGTCGGTCGAAGATATCCTTGCCAGCCTTGGCTCATTTCCCGAGCCAGGTGATGCTGACAGCGAAGATGAGGGTGAGGAAGGCGAAGAGCCGCTCACCGACGCCTCAGATACCACCGAAGCTCCGCCAGCTGCCTATCCCATTCGCAGGATGATGGAACTTCTGGTGCGTCTTTGTGAGACACAGGCAAGGTTGGACCCGCGGGATTGGCAAAGGTGGTGTCGGGAGTTGCAACAGAACCTTTGCGCTATCGCGTCTCGCGAAAGAACGATGCTCGAGTTCTTCCGGAACGCCAGGGCAAATCCACTGCCTGCTCTGGGAGATCCGCGTATGCGCCCGGAAGGGGTTTCGCCAGACCTATTGAGAGATGCGCTTTTGGCGGTGTCCGTCGCGTGGGAGCTCAGCGCTTACCCATCGCTCTGGGAACGGGAGGCCGCGTGATGGTGGACTGGAACGAGGCCGCGAGCATTCTGGATCGTATCGCAGGGACGTCTGATGATACCCTGCTAGATCATGGCCAGAAGGCGAGTGTCACAGAACTAGCGTGCCGTATCCGGGCGGGCCAACGCTCGGCCCTGCTGGCTGATGAGGTGGGTATGGGCAAGACCCGCATTGCGGCGGCGCTGATCGCAGCGGTGCGGGAGGCGGGCGGACGCAGCGCCATTGTTCTGCCTGCGGGCCTTGGGGCACAATGGCAACAGGAACTGAAACGGTTCAACGCCGACGACAAGACATTGCTGCCGCTGCGCAGCTATGATGGTTTCATCTCCGGTTTCTTGCACGATACCGATGCGGAGGGGAGCGCAAGACGGTTACACAGCCATAAGGAGTGGCTTTCGGATCGCCGCAAGCAGCGTGAGTTGCCGGAGAACGGCTGGGCCGCCGAAGAGATCATAATGATCTCTCATTCCTTCGCGAACATGCAGTTTCCCAATCGTGGAGAAGGCCCCGCTGGAGGCTGGCGCCGGGAACTCTTACCCAACGTCGCCCGCCTGATTGACGGCCGACGGCGCAACTTCATGCGCGAAAATTTCCATTCGGGTGAGGTGGGCTATGTATATGCCAGTCGCCGTGCGGCGCGGCACATTGCCCAAACGATTCTGGACCACGAACTGCCGCGCGATGCCATTAACGGCGATCAGAAATGGCTTTCGGCGGACGATTACAAGAACAGGATCCTGCCGCTGATCGGCTATGGCCTGGGTCAGTTTGATCTCATAGTCGTTGACGAAGCCCACAAGGCGCGCGGCGCAGATTCAAGCCTTTCGCGCATTCTCGGCCCGGTAAGCTGGGAAGCGGATGATCCTTTTCGTCTGGGCATGACCGCAACCCCGGTCGAGCTGGACTCCAGCCAGTGGATCGACACGCTGGAGCGGCTCAATGGTCGCGATGACGATCAGGATATTACTGCGCTCGCAGAGCTGACGGAATGGATCACCGGCTATGTGGATGTTGTTCGTCGGATTCAAACCGAAGAACTGGACGAGACGCTGACCGGGGAATTCGAGACCTCCGCCCGGCAGTTCTATGCAGCATTGCGACCATATGTCCTGCGCCGGGACAAACGCAGTGACCCCGAATTCTGCGTCTTCAAAGACAGTCATGGTGATTATCGTGAGGTCATCGATATCCCGGTTTCACCGGAGGCAGAGGGTTTTACCCGTGACTGGTTGCGCCGCTTTTGTGCGGCTGAGGCGCTGTCGTTACTCCCTCAGGATGATCCGCGTGTGAAACGGGTCAGGCTCGCCGTTGCCCAGGGGTATGGGTTCGGCTTTGGAGAGGATGAGGAAGACAGCCCTTCAGGCATGACAGATGCAAACCTCGTTGGTCCGGCGGGGTTTTGGACGGAAGCTTTCACCGCTGAGAGCAACGACATCTATAGCCACCCCGCGATCCTGGCGGCTGTGAGACAAATCGAGGCCTATACACGGGCCGGCGAGAAAGTGCTCGTCTTCGGCAGGTTCCTGATGCCGATGAATGTGCTGACCAGACTGCTGGACGCGCGTGAGATGCTGCGTCGTTTGCGAGACGGACAGCACTGGCCTGCCAGCGGGATCGGGGAAAGCAATATAGCAGCTGTCATTGCGGCGATGAGGGATCCTGATCTTGCGGTGGCGGGTGG is part of the Sphingobium amiense genome and encodes:
- a CDS encoding phospholipase D-like domain-containing protein, which produces MQNTTLYSLFMPPEDCYGDFGLMCGFTATRQVLGQIRRTFTGEMARPVLAAFIHPTVNAISDVPGLAWMWMRLVGRGYNLLHAKVALLGFRKRGGDGYVIRLAVSTGNWTQDPLTRSIDLFWLIDLDSAVPDAQDIADIRAAHEMFGWLRERADCALIERSFDGHRPDALLEAAITALPRSSARPRFIDSRNQALFPQVIERLGTKKKADRLILGSGYFESDGDGAAGLPERLRRALVQEKSLTKTAALDLFLNPSSCQGLAARAGALIDAGWNLRPPRSVLHGTDGCLHAKFVVLASGEAEASGRAYLGSGNLSMNGFERAASAGGNLEAGVIVDLPEGLKWPRRRDTRNGIAAVLPIQFTDVVTPEALQQGEGFVRPDEPETQPPVAWLIWQDGVLSAPEDKSVMVIGVDAAQAQTPCPWPAPAPAIVTLAEGGWRLPVISSEALVVARPSDMSVEDILASLGSFPEPGDADSEDEGEEGEEPLTDASDTTEAPPAAYPIRRMMELLVRLCETQARLDPRDWQRWCRELQQNLCAIASRERTMLEFFRNARANPLPALGDPRMRPEGVSPDLLRDALLAVSVAWELSAYPSLWEREAA
- a CDS encoding DEAD/DEAH box helicase family protein; this translates as MVDWNEAASILDRIAGTSDDTLLDHGQKASVTELACRIRAGQRSALLADEVGMGKTRIAAALIAAVREAGGRSAIVLPAGLGAQWQQELKRFNADDKTLLPLRSYDGFISGFLHDTDAEGSARRLHSHKEWLSDRRKQRELPENGWAAEEIIMISHSFANMQFPNRGEGPAGGWRRELLPNVARLIDGRRRNFMRENFHSGEVGYVYASRRAARHIAQTILDHELPRDAINGDQKWLSADDYKNRILPLIGYGLGQFDLIVVDEAHKARGADSSLSRILGPVSWEADDPFRLGMTATPVELDSSQWIDTLERLNGRDDDQDITALAELTEWITGYVDVVRRIQTEELDETLTGEFETSARQFYAALRPYVLRRDKRSDPEFCVFKDSHGDYREVIDIPVSPEAEGFTRDWLRRFCAAEALSLLPQDDPRVKRVRLAVAQGYGFGFGEDEEDSPSGMTDANLVGPAGFWTEAFTAESNDIYSHPAILAAVRQIEAYTRAGEKVLVFGRFLMPMNVLTRLLDAREMLRRLRDGQHWPASGIGESNIAAVIAAMRDPDLAVAGGVDEIDVMLKTRYQEWASERRAELARLHRELEDLALEGGTAAFLSEILRHEDGKQDLQLGALLEALGGRREVAGASWTGREMLGLFEKLLLELAGDDEAENNDTQKARLDAWLNDYSGREGNFARMMSGATAPQTRRMLQSAFNRSSSWPMVLLAQSRVGREGLNLHEACRTVILLHAEWNPGIVEQQIGRVDRKNSLWLREWRKWRDHGDGLPPRIRVHPVVVSGTYDDHNWQVLKARWLELRAQLHGDVLRPVPGRSEVIDDKRTYADRVRRAVPDFSPGERGG